The Arachis hypogaea cultivar Tifrunner chromosome 14, arahy.Tifrunner.gnm2.J5K5, whole genome shotgun sequence DNA window tccctcctaaaactttcttcttttccctctcaTAAACATAAACACAAACACATAGAAGACACAAAAAACTAACATGGGAACTTTGGTGGGACATGTAGCACCAGGTTTTGGGTTCATGCTAATAGGTTTATGGCATCTCTTCAACCACATCAAGCTCCATGCCATTAACCCCAACAACTACACTTCTCCACCATGGTTCCCAACTTCAAGCTCCAAGTACCTTGAGCTCTTCCTCATCATGTTTGGCTGCACTGCTTCCATATCCATGGAGCTCTTCATCGGCCCCGACCGCCACCAACCCTTCGACCCTGACGGCACCATTCCCTCCAACCACCTCCACAACTTCGAGCACTCCTCCATCTCCATGACCTTTTTTGTCTACGCCGCCTTCGCCATCGTTCTCGACAAACTCAACATCCAAGCTCAACATAGCATTACTCAGTTGATTGGAGCCATAGCCTTTGGTCAACAACTCCTCCTCTTCCACCTCCACTCTGCGGACCACATGGGCCCGGAGGGTCAATACCACATGCTCTTGCAACTTCTTGTCCTTATTTCTTTATTAAGTACCCTTTTGGGAATTGGAACGCCGCAGAGCTTTTTAGTAAGCTTTGTGCGTTCCATTAGCATATTCTTTCAGGGAATATGGCTTATGACTATGGGATTCATGCTGTGGATCCCAGGTTTTATTCCGAAAGGATGCTTTATGAATCTCGAGGAGGGTCACAAGGTAGTTAGGTGTCACGATGACATGTCACTTCATCGCGCCAACTCTCTTGTGACCATCCAGTTCAGCTGGTTCTTCATTGTTGTCACCGTTTTCGCGGTGTCTTTGTACATAGTTTTGGTCAAATTTTACAAGAACAAGATCGAGTATTTTCCTaccaagaacgaggaagaagaagaggaagaggaagacgaGTCAAGCGAAGACCTTGAGTCTCCAAAGAAGAACATAGTTGGGAACTCCATGAGGTTCATCCATGTTGGAAAGCCGTATTCATCGCTTGACATTGAAAGGTAATAAGATTTGAAATACATGGCTGTAAATTGCGGTCACAGTCAATTGCTGTAATAAGCCGCAACAGCAGCAATATTGAGACATGAAGCTAGCAAATTAAACTATGAAGGATTACTTAGGTTTGTGGTCCCATAATATGTCAAACTCCATATTTtacattcattttattttttttaaaaataaataattat harbors:
- the LOC112741148 gene encoding uncharacterized protein, which codes for MGTLVGHVAPGFGFMLIGLWHLFNHIKLHAINPNNYTSPPWFPTSSSKYLELFLIMFGCTASISMELFIGPDRHQPFDPDGTIPSNHLHNFEHSSISMTFFVYAAFAIVLDKLNIQAQHSITQLIGAIAFGQQLLLFHLHSADHMGPEGQYHMLLQLLVLISLLSTLLGIGTPQSFLVSFVRSISIFFQGIWLMTMGFMLWIPGFIPKGCFMNLEEGHKVVRCHDDMSLHRANSLVTIQFSWFFIVVTVFAVSLYIVLVKFYKNKIEYFPTKNEEEEEEEEDESSEDLESPKKNIVGNSMRFIHVGKPYSSLDIER